From the Entomomonas sp. E2T0 genome, one window contains:
- a CDS encoding glyceraldehyde-3-phosphate dehydrogenase has translation MSQTSQQCLTDWTDREALAETMIPLVGQLYRNNHVVTSIYGFSLINQSVVSILQTHAATHYRFGSEAELSVKETYPLLKIMTELNLGSASIDLGKLAVKYREEQSLTPEQFLRKELADIIDKPADKQTDCGTDIVLYGFGRIGRLLARIMIERTGSGDGLRLRAIVVRKGSDDDLEKRANLLRRDSVHGAFNGTVLVNEENNTLSINGNLVQVIYSSEPSTVDYTQYGINNAIVIDNTGKWRDEEGLSQHLKCKGVSRVILTAPGKGKLKNIVYGVNDSLITKDDKILSAASCTTNAIVPVLKVINDQFGIENGHVETVHSYTNDQNLIDNFHKGSRRGRSAPLNMVITETGAATAAAKALPELAGKLTGNAIRVPTPNVSLAILNLNLGKSTSREELNDFLRDVALHSKLHRQIDFIDSTEVVSSDFVGSRHAGIVDAAATICTDNHAVLYVWYDNEYGYSSQVIRIVENIANVRRLAFPKS, from the coding sequence GTGTCTCAAACATCACAACAATGTCTTACTGATTGGACGGATCGTGAAGCGTTAGCTGAAACAATGATCCCGCTAGTAGGTCAGCTGTATCGTAATAATCATGTTGTTACATCAATTTATGGTTTTAGCCTAATCAATCAGTCTGTTGTCTCTATTTTACAAACTCATGCCGCCACCCATTATCGTTTTGGTAGTGAAGCAGAACTTTCTGTAAAAGAAACTTATCCTTTATTAAAAATCATGACAGAGCTTAATTTAGGTTCTGCTTCTATTGATCTTGGTAAGTTAGCTGTCAAGTACCGTGAAGAGCAATCATTAACACCAGAACAGTTCTTACGCAAAGAGTTGGCCGATATCATAGATAAGCCAGCTGATAAACAAACAGATTGTGGTACGGATATTGTGCTTTACGGCTTTGGTCGTATTGGACGCTTGCTTGCGCGCATTATGATTGAAAGAACAGGTAGTGGTGATGGTTTGAGATTACGTGCTATTGTCGTACGTAAGGGCTCAGATGATGATTTAGAGAAGCGTGCCAATCTATTACGACGTGACTCTGTGCATGGTGCTTTCAATGGTACCGTGTTAGTTAACGAAGAAAATAATACATTATCAATTAATGGTAATCTAGTACAGGTCATCTACTCAAGCGAGCCTAGTACAGTAGATTATACCCAATATGGTATTAACAATGCGATTGTTATTGATAATACTGGTAAATGGCGTGATGAAGAAGGTTTGAGCCAACACTTAAAATGTAAAGGTGTGTCACGTGTTATTCTAACGGCACCTGGTAAAGGTAAATTAAAGAATATCGTTTATGGTGTAAATGATAGTTTAATTACCAAAGATGATAAGATTCTTTCTGCTGCCTCTTGTACTACTAATGCCATTGTACCTGTATTAAAAGTAATTAATGATCAATTTGGTATTGAGAATGGTCATGTAGAAACCGTCCACTCATACACTAATGACCAGAATTTGATTGATAACTTCCACAAAGGAAGCCGTCGTGGACGTAGTGCACCATTAAATATGGTAATTACGGAAACAGGTGCAGCAACAGCAGCAGCTAAAGCGCTACCTGAATTAGCAGGCAAGTTAACAGGTAATGCGATTCGTGTACCAACACCTAATGTATCACTCGCTATTCTTAATTTAAATCTTGGTAAATCAACCTCTAGAGAAGAGTTAAATGACTTCTTAAGAGATGTTGCATTACACTCTAAATTACATAGACAAATAGATTTTATTGATTCAACAGAAGTAGTTTCTAGTGATTTTGTGGGCTCACGTCATGCAGGTATTGTTGATGCTGCAGCAACTATTTGTACTGATAATCATGCTGTTCTTTATGTATGGTATGACAATGAGTACGGATATAGCTCACAAGTTATTCGTATTGTTGAGAATATTGCCAATGTAAGACGCTTAGCTTTTCCTAAATCTTAA
- a CDS encoding PAS domain-containing hybrid sensor histidine kinase/response regulator: MLWHICIIITALVIYTVLLYGSNIYGSSRSSSLSPTPRKLLYSLSFTVYGSGWIYLGITESGNTHLWDFLPLFIGPIFIFVFFHRVLVKILVISQQENVTSVPDFIAKRYGNSKPLAIIVTILCLVAFIPYITLQLKATITIIAVFFEQSISYSFTTQHYLTLIILLIFAFLIVTIAGKQGNIVEGQYKSLLFTSTVGATLKLLAFISVAILACYLLSSGINNTGKPINLELFKEVFRIHKLNPAELILQTMIIMMAIVCITYLFQTGVTKAQKPKDLDSARWIFSLYLLIMAICVVPIIMAGYLLQNDIGDQYWLITIPMYESSNLLILLVLLGGFSATVGSTIICCFSLSRIISNRVFLNSQSSLSNLSVQQLQRFRWMCSILILALATACYLCLSPNNSLSDIGWISFAGIVQLSPAMVGALYWKPANKQGVLAGLIIGAAIWCYTLMLPLLLQKDISNFSINSLLAWLQYLLPIKLSYITFCTVLALLVNFTIFVFFSLISKKRVTEHWQATKFINQNINIDDNTLVVKLEDLIALTARFIGERNTLELFENFAEKQQLSFDLSSNADPEWIYYTEHVLAERLGSSTARAMVKSAIEGHEMQMEDVLLIVDEASEVLRFNRSLLQGALEHITQGISVIDKSLHLVAWNQRYIDLFDYPEGLIQIGRPIGDIIYYNAKRGMCGTDNSEEAVVSRLKWLSFGNPHKSERVFPNGRVIEIIGNPMPGGGFVTSFTDITAYRQAERTLQEINEHLEQRVNKRTKELSKLNTALIKAKSNAEQANESKTRFLAAVSHDLMQPLNAARLFASSLTQEHLPATAKELIHHLESSLHSAEELISDLLDISRLESGRITPKNETIALNDLFNTLNTELSALAPEDITFKVHPCSLFIKSDSKLLRRILQNFLTNAFRYGEGRIVLGARRIKDHVRIEVWDQGKGIPEDKQKIIFEEFKRLDSHQTRAEKGLGLGLAIADGFCKLLDHPITVRSWLEKGTVFSVTVPIEDTPLMLDTAQIDEILAPAVANKPKPSAVAVLCVDNEDTILTGMKTLLSRWNCIVKTARNQQECEEILTSGFKPQLLLVDYHLDHGYIGTDLIKLLREQLNNPKLPAIIISADNSQELADELQMAGLDFIKKPLKPAQLRALISLHVNLK, from the coding sequence ATGTTGTGGCACATTTGTATCATTATTACAGCACTAGTGATCTATACAGTTTTACTTTATGGCTCCAACATATATGGTTCTAGTCGTTCATCTTCTTTATCACCAACACCAAGAAAACTTCTCTACAGTCTATCCTTCACAGTATATGGCAGTGGTTGGATATACCTAGGCATCACTGAAAGTGGTAATACCCATTTATGGGACTTCCTTCCCTTATTTATTGGACCAATTTTTATATTTGTTTTTTTCCATCGTGTTCTCGTTAAAATACTCGTTATCAGCCAACAAGAAAATGTAACCTCCGTCCCAGATTTTATTGCAAAACGTTATGGTAATAGTAAACCTTTAGCAATCATTGTAACTATTCTCTGCCTAGTAGCTTTTATTCCTTATATTACCTTACAACTTAAAGCAACTATTACTATCATTGCTGTATTTTTCGAACAAAGCATAAGTTACTCTTTTACCACCCAACATTATCTGACTTTAATTATTTTACTCATTTTTGCCTTTCTAATTGTTACTATTGCAGGTAAACAAGGAAATATTGTTGAGGGACAATATAAAAGTTTACTTTTTACTTCTACTGTTGGTGCCACATTAAAATTACTTGCTTTTATTAGTGTTGCCATTCTTGCCTGTTATTTACTCTCTTCAGGTATTAACAATACAGGAAAACCAATTAATCTTGAGTTATTTAAAGAAGTTTTTCGAATTCATAAATTAAACCCTGCAGAGCTTATATTACAAACAATGATTATTATGATGGCTATTGTTTGTATTACCTATCTATTTCAAACCGGTGTTACCAAAGCACAAAAGCCAAAAGATTTAGATTCCGCACGTTGGATCTTTTCACTTTATTTACTGATTATGGCTATCTGTGTAGTACCTATCATTATGGCAGGCTATCTACTGCAAAATGATATTGGCGACCAATATTGGCTTATTACCATACCTATGTATGAGTCATCAAACCTACTAATTTTACTTGTTTTATTAGGTGGTTTTTCTGCAACTGTAGGTTCAACCATTATTTGTTGTTTTTCTTTATCAAGAATAATTTCTAATCGTGTATTTTTAAATAGCCAATCATCTTTATCAAATCTCTCTGTTCAACAGCTACAACGATTTCGTTGGATGTGTAGTATCCTTATTCTAGCATTGGCTACGGCCTGTTATCTTTGTCTTTCACCCAATAATAGTTTAAGTGATATTGGATGGATTTCCTTTGCTGGTATTGTTCAACTATCGCCAGCCATGGTAGGGGCACTGTATTGGAAGCCAGCTAATAAACAAGGTGTGCTCGCTGGACTTATAATAGGTGCAGCTATCTGGTGTTATACACTGATGTTGCCTTTACTATTACAAAAAGATATTAGTAATTTTTCTATAAATAGTTTACTTGCATGGTTGCAATACCTTTTACCAATTAAGTTATCCTATATAACTTTCTGCACTGTGCTAGCCTTATTAGTTAATTTTACTATCTTTGTTTTCTTTTCTCTTATCTCTAAAAAACGAGTAACTGAGCATTGGCAAGCAACTAAATTTATTAATCAAAATATTAATATTGATGACAACACCTTAGTAGTGAAACTAGAAGATTTAATTGCACTTACTGCTCGTTTTATTGGTGAACGAAATACTTTAGAGCTGTTTGAAAATTTTGCAGAGAAACAGCAATTATCCTTTGATTTATCTAGTAATGCTGACCCAGAGTGGATCTATTACACAGAACATGTGTTAGCAGAAAGGTTAGGAAGCTCTACTGCCAGAGCAATGGTTAAATCAGCCATTGAAGGCCATGAAATGCAAATGGAAGATGTTTTACTTATTGTAGATGAAGCATCTGAAGTATTGCGTTTCAATCGATCATTATTACAAGGTGCTTTAGAACATATCACACAAGGCATTAGCGTGATAGATAAATCACTACATCTTGTGGCATGGAATCAGCGTTATATTGATTTATTTGATTATCCTGAAGGACTTATCCAAATAGGTAGGCCTATTGGTGATATTATTTACTATAATGCCAAACGAGGTATGTGTGGTACTGATAATTCTGAAGAGGCTGTAGTTTCTCGGTTAAAATGGTTATCTTTTGGTAATCCACATAAATCTGAACGCGTATTCCCTAACGGTCGAGTTATTGAAATCATTGGTAATCCTATGCCTGGTGGTGGATTCGTAACCAGCTTTACAGATATTACCGCTTATCGACAAGCAGAGCGTACATTACAAGAAATTAATGAACACTTAGAACAACGTGTTAATAAACGCACTAAAGAATTATCCAAATTAAACACAGCACTTATTAAAGCAAAAAGTAATGCAGAACAAGCCAATGAATCCAAAACCCGCTTTCTAGCGGCTGTAAGCCATGACTTAATGCAACCATTAAATGCTGCTAGGCTGTTTGCCTCCTCTTTGACACAAGAACATTTACCAGCCACTGCTAAAGAATTAATACATCATTTGGAATCATCACTGCATTCTGCAGAAGAATTAATCTCTGATCTATTGGATATCTCTCGACTAGAAAGTGGGCGTATTACACCAAAGAATGAAACAATTGCATTAAACGATTTGTTTAACACACTCAATACAGAACTATCTGCTTTAGCACCAGAGGATATTACTTTTAAAGTACATCCCTGTAGTTTATTTATAAAAAGTGATAGTAAATTATTAAGACGTATTTTACAAAACTTTCTAACCAATGCTTTCCGTTATGGAGAAGGTAGAATAGTTTTAGGCGCTAGACGCATTAAAGATCATGTGCGGATTGAGGTATGGGATCAAGGTAAAGGTATCCCTGAAGATAAGCAAAAAATTATTTTTGAAGAATTCAAACGGTTAGATAGCCATCAAACACGTGCAGAAAAAGGGCTAGGCTTAGGTCTTGCTATTGCTGATGGTTTTTGTAAACTACTTGATCATCCAATTACTGTTCGTTCATGGCTAGAGAAAGGTACTGTTTTCAGTGTCACTGTGCCTATTGAAGACACTCCCTTAATGCTTGACACAGCACAAATTGATGAAATATTAGCGCCTGCTGTAGCTAACAAGCCAAAACCATCAGCAGTCGCTGTATTATGTGTAGACAATGAGGATACTATTTTAACGGGCATGAAAACGTTATTGTCTCGTTGGAACTGCATAGTTAAAACAGCTCGTAATCAACAAGAATGTGAAGAAATATTAACTAGTGGCTTTAAACCTCAATTATTATTAGTTGACTACCATTTAGACCATGGTTATATAGGCACAGACCTAATAAAATTGCTTCGTGAACAATTAAATAATCCTAAACTACCCGCTATTATCATCAGTGCAGATAACTCACAAGAACTGGCTGATGAGCTACAAATGGCAGGGCTGGATTTCATTAAGAAACCACTTAAGCCTGCTCAATTAAGAGCGCTTATTAGCCTACATGTAAACTTAAAATAA
- a CDS encoding GlpM family protein, with the protein MSLILKCIMGVIAVLLIALLSKSKSFYIAGLIPLFPTFALIAHYVIGTERSLNDLRATALFGIFSLIPYAVYLFAVYWLSIKTTLTITLITATLLWLIAAIILLCFWQFFH; encoded by the coding sequence ATCTCTTTAATTCTAAAATGTATTATGGGCGTTATTGCTGTGCTGCTAATCGCCCTTTTATCTAAATCTAAAAGCTTTTATATAGCGGGCTTAATCCCTTTATTTCCAACATTTGCATTAATTGCACATTATGTTATTGGAACAGAAAGATCACTAAATGATTTACGAGCTACCGCATTATTTGGTATATTCTCTCTCATTCCATATGCTGTTTACTTATTCGCCGTATATTGGTTAAGCATAAAAACAACATTAACTATAACACTTATTACAGCTACACTTTTGTGGCTAATTGCTGCCATTATTTTGTTATGTTTTTGGCAATTTTTTCATTAG
- a CDS encoding YheV family putative zinc ribbon protein, with protein sequence MKTPKRFIAGAVCPSCKEMDKLMMWSENNVPHRECMACGFMDTLDEQGLSIPAEPSTRIAQPTPIAQESKPIRFFPNPKLNKTSH encoded by the coding sequence ATGAAAACACCTAAACGTTTTATTGCAGGGGCAGTTTGCCCCTCTTGCAAAGAAATGGATAAACTAATGATGTGGTCAGAAAATAATGTACCACATAGAGAATGTATGGCCTGTGGCTTTATGGATACATTAGATGAGCAAGGGTTAAGTATACCTGCTGAACCCTCAACACGCATTGCTCAACCTACTCCTATAGCACAAGAGTCAAAACCTATCCGCTTTTTTCCTAATCCTAAATTAAACAAGACGTCACACTAG
- the prlC gene encoding oligopeptidase A, with amino-acid sequence MTQTNPLLTNFDLPPYSEIKAEHVESAIDSVLESNRTAIKNLLENPPTELSWENTVLLLDEIGEKLSHTWSPISHLNAVMNNAELRNAYEACLPKLSEYSTEMGQNKQLFERYQALNNSPVAKQFSTPQQTILKHTLRDFHLSGIDLPVDKQKRYGEIQAKLSELSSKFSNQLLDATQAWTKHITDEQALTGIPSSAKSQMAQAAQAKNLTGWLITLEFPCYYAVISYADDRKLREEIYQAYCTRASDQGPIANKFDNGPIMQEILALRHELAQLLGFANYAELSLADKMAENPQQVLTFLNDLANRSKPFAEQDLKELRNYVAEQGITDMQSWDVSYYSEKLREARYSISDETLRVYFPIDKVLTGLFTLVETLYNIQISELHNFDTWHPDVRLFEIKEQGKTIGRFFFDLYARSNKRGGAWMDGARDRYQNSQGQIITPVANLVCNFMPASEGKPALLTHDEVTTLFHEFGHGLHHMLTRIEHLGASGINGVAWDAVELPSQFMENWCWQEEGLALISSHYETGEPLPKDLLDKMLAAKNFQAGLMMVRQLEFSLFDFELHTFYGDKTVEHVLNDVRERVAVLKPPAYNRFANSFAHIFAGGYAAGYYSYKWAEVLSADAFSRFEEEGILNPETGRLFRETILAKGGSQEPIELFIEFRGREPSIEPLLRHSGFIEEVA; translated from the coding sequence GTGACCCAAACAAATCCTCTTTTAACAAATTTCGATTTACCACCTTACTCAGAAATTAAAGCAGAGCATGTTGAGTCTGCTATTGATAGCGTACTAGAAAGTAATAGAACAGCTATTAAAAATTTATTGGAAAACCCACCGACAGAGTTAAGTTGGGAAAACACTGTACTATTATTAGATGAAATAGGGGAAAAACTGAGTCATACCTGGAGTCCTATTAGTCATCTTAATGCTGTAATGAATAATGCAGAACTACGTAACGCTTATGAAGCTTGCTTACCTAAGCTCTCTGAGTATTCCACAGAAATGGGACAAAATAAGCAGCTATTTGAACGTTATCAAGCTTTAAATAACAGCCCTGTAGCTAAACAATTCTCAACCCCACAACAAACTATTTTAAAACATACGTTAAGAGACTTTCATTTATCAGGTATTGATTTACCCGTTGATAAACAAAAACGCTATGGTGAAATTCAAGCTAAACTATCTGAATTAAGCAGTAAATTTTCTAATCAACTATTAGACGCAACTCAAGCATGGACAAAACATATCACTGATGAACAAGCACTAACTGGCATTCCTTCATCAGCTAAATCGCAAATGGCACAAGCCGCACAAGCCAAGAACTTAACAGGCTGGCTAATTACTTTAGAGTTTCCTTGCTACTATGCCGTTATTAGTTACGCTGATGATAGAAAGCTTCGTGAAGAAATTTATCAAGCCTATTGCACGCGTGCTTCTGATCAAGGGCCAATAGCTAATAAATTTGATAATGGCCCTATTATGCAAGAAATATTAGCATTAAGACATGAATTAGCCCAATTACTAGGCTTTGCTAATTATGCTGAACTTTCTTTAGCTGACAAAATGGCTGAAAATCCTCAGCAAGTATTAACCTTCTTAAATGATTTAGCCAATCGTAGTAAGCCTTTTGCAGAGCAAGATCTCAAAGAATTACGCAACTATGTTGCAGAGCAAGGTATTACGGATATGCAAAGTTGGGATGTTAGCTATTATAGTGAAAAACTAAGAGAGGCTCGCTATAGCATTTCTGATGAAACATTACGCGTTTATTTCCCTATTGATAAAGTATTAACTGGGCTATTTACATTAGTAGAAACACTTTACAACATTCAAATTTCAGAATTACACAATTTTGACACATGGCATCCTGATGTAAGGCTATTTGAAATCAAAGAGCAAGGCAAAACGATTGGTCGCTTTTTCTTTGATTTATATGCTCGCTCCAATAAAAGAGGGGGAGCATGGATGGATGGCGCCCGTGATCGCTATCAAAACAGTCAAGGACAAATCATTACGCCAGTAGCTAATTTAGTTTGTAACTTCATGCCTGCTAGTGAAGGTAAACCTGCACTATTAACACATGATGAGGTGACTACTTTATTTCATGAATTTGGCCATGGGTTACACCATATGCTTACCCGTATAGAACACTTAGGGGCATCAGGTATTAATGGCGTAGCTTGGGATGCAGTGGAGTTGCCTAGTCAATTTATGGAAAACTGGTGTTGGCAAGAAGAAGGATTAGCCCTTATTTCTAGCCATTATGAAACAGGTGAACCTTTACCTAAAGACTTACTGGACAAAATGTTAGCTGCCAAGAACTTTCAAGCTGGCTTAATGATGGTGCGCCAGCTAGAGTTCTCCCTATTTGATTTTGAGCTACACACTTTCTATGGTGATAAAACGGTTGAACACGTATTAAATGATGTACGTGAACGAGTAGCAGTATTAAAACCACCAGCTTACAATCGTTTTGCTAATAGTTTTGCACATATTTTTGCAGGTGGTTATGCTGCTGGTTATTACAGCTATAAATGGGCTGAAGTACTATCTGCTGACGCATTTTCCCGCTTTGAAGAAGAAGGTATACTTAATCCAGAAACAGGCCGCTTATTCCGTGAAACTATTCTAGCCAAAGGTGGTTCTCAAGAGCCTATAGAGTTATTTATTGAGTTTCGAGGTCGTGAGCCAAGTATAGAACCGTTACTACGTCACTCTGGTTTTATAGAAGAGGTAGCCTGA
- a CDS encoding RsiV family protein has protein sequence MTRFPYFLIIFLLLTHLGGCSYLNRDNTSSKNLNIDPINWQEQQTGCEASTLIDNSCPSFKLSSISFKKIPTLNQLIETRLLEVMNAPSNISLHKYLTSFLAKANQGDHLIINVELLEESSVFIVLELSVQTAPATSQYNPKKFTIINFDKQKQQDITLAKAIHPDKTQTFWSIAQISYNQWLEANQLLNNKMFQEDWPFVETTHIALLSKQAILKYDANTLAPYAMGEPQLFIPYEQLRDIIKPIYSPH, from the coding sequence ATGACAAGGTTCCCTTATTTTTTAATAATTTTTTTATTACTGACTCATCTAGGGGGCTGTAGTTATTTAAATAGAGACAACACCTCTTCCAAAAACTTAAATATTGACCCAATCAACTGGCAAGAGCAACAGACAGGATGTGAAGCCTCTACTCTAATTGATAATTCCTGTCCTAGCTTCAAACTTTCCAGTATTTCCTTTAAAAAAATACCAACGCTTAATCAATTAATTGAAACTCGCCTTTTAGAAGTAATGAATGCACCGTCTAATATTTCTTTGCATAAGTATCTAACAAGCTTTCTAGCTAAAGCTAATCAGGGCGATCACCTAATAATTAACGTTGAGTTATTGGAAGAAAGTAGTGTTTTTATTGTATTAGAACTTTCTGTACAAACAGCGCCTGCCACCAGTCAATATAATCCTAAAAAATTTACCATTATTAATTTCGATAAGCAAAAACAACAAGACATTACCCTAGCCAAAGCTATTCACCCAGATAAAACACAAACCTTTTGGTCTATTGCACAAATTTCGTATAATCAATGGCTTGAAGCTAATCAATTGCTAAATAATAAAATGTTTCAAGAAGATTGGCCGTTTGTTGAAACCACACATATTGCCTTATTGTCTAAACAAGCAATATTAAAATATGATGCTAATACTTTAGCTCCTTATGCAATGGGTGAACCTCAATTATTTATCCCCTATGAACAATTAAGAGATATTATCAAACCCATCTACTCACCCCATTAA
- a CDS encoding DUF2782 domain-containing protein, translating into MKYILMIGCLLLVTACSQQSTKPSTEDTQLATDQPNNADTTVITYQEGDNTIEERRIKGFIYSVKVTPKHGKPYYLVNADGDNNTLKNGRPQEKIPSWTLFSW; encoded by the coding sequence ATGAAATATATCTTAATGATTGGTTGTTTATTACTAGTTACTGCTTGTTCTCAACAGTCAACCAAACCTTCTACAGAAGATACTCAATTAGCAACAGATCAGCCAAATAACGCTGACACCACTGTCATTACCTATCAAGAAGGTGACAATACTATCGAAGAGCGTCGTATAAAAGGTTTTATTTACTCAGTTAAAGTGACACCTAAACATGGTAAACCTTATTACCTTGTTAATGCTGATGGAGATAACAACACATTAAAAAATGGCCGTCCTCAAGAAAAAATCCCCTCATGGACATTATTTAGTTGGTAG
- a CDS encoding efflux RND transporter periplasmic adaptor subunit: protein MQLKPTRSIWISALSLSILLLAGCGKGNEQQQEQPPQKVEVVTIKAQPYTLTRDLPGRTMAYRVAEVRPQVEGIILKRLFKEGGEVKEGDQLYQIDPAIYQADVKSAQANLASAQALEKRYKSLVSSKAVSQQQYDDARAALLQAQASLQTAQVRLRYTKVLAPISGRISRSLVTEGALVTTGQANPLTTINQLDPIYVDITQPSKDILLLREELAKGQLEKVGENAAKTVLILEDGTTYEHEGELEFSEVSVNESTGSVTLRAIFKNPENKLLPGMFVHARLKEGVRQNAILVPQLGVTRNVKGEATAMVVNKENKVEQRILDVSRVANYNQWLVNKGLEENDRVIVKGLQKIRQGAKVDPIEQGQASNKQDGNSNSEGNE, encoded by the coding sequence ATGCAACTAAAACCAACTCGTTCTATATGGATTTCTGCGTTATCATTATCTATACTGCTGTTAGCAGGATGTGGAAAAGGTAATGAACAACAACAAGAGCAGCCACCACAAAAAGTAGAAGTCGTTACTATTAAAGCACAACCGTATACTCTAACAAGAGATTTACCTGGTCGCACAATGGCTTATCGTGTAGCAGAAGTAAGGCCTCAAGTAGAAGGTATTATCCTTAAGCGACTTTTCAAAGAAGGTGGAGAAGTTAAAGAAGGGGATCAACTTTATCAAATAGATCCTGCTATTTACCAAGCAGATGTAAAAAGTGCTCAAGCTAACCTCGCTTCTGCACAGGCTTTAGAAAAGCGTTATAAATCATTGGTTTCATCAAAAGCTGTTAGCCAACAACAATATGATGATGCTCGAGCTGCCTTATTACAGGCGCAAGCAAGTTTGCAAACAGCTCAAGTTAGATTGCGTTATACCAAAGTATTGGCGCCTATTTCTGGACGTATTAGCCGTTCATTAGTAACAGAAGGTGCTTTGGTTACAACAGGACAAGCCAATCCTCTAACAACCATTAATCAATTAGATCCTATTTATGTAGATATTACTCAACCTTCAAAGGACATTCTTCTATTACGAGAAGAGTTAGCAAAGGGGCAATTGGAGAAAGTGGGTGAAAATGCTGCTAAAACTGTATTGATCTTAGAAGATGGTACAACCTATGAGCACGAAGGTGAGTTAGAGTTTTCAGAAGTGTCTGTTAATGAGTCCACAGGTAGTGTTACGTTGCGAGCAATTTTTAAAAATCCAGAAAATAAATTATTACCTGGTATGTTTGTTCATGCTCGTTTAAAAGAAGGTGTTCGACAAAATGCTATTCTTGTTCCTCAGTTAGGCGTTACCCGTAACGTAAAGGGTGAAGCGACTGCGATGGTTGTGAATAAAGAAAATAAAGTTGAACAACGTATATTAGATGTTTCACGAGTAGCTAATTATAATCAATGGTTAGTTAACAAGGGCTTAGAAGAGAATGATAGAGTTATTGTCAAGGGTCTACAGAAGATCCGACAAGGTGCAAAAGTAGATCCAATAGAACAAGGCCAAGCAAGCAATAAACAAGATGGTAATTCTAATTCAGAAGGCAACGAGTAA